The Halomonas sp. KG2 genome contains a region encoding:
- a CDS encoding nitrite/sulfite reductase, with amino-acid sequence MYRYDIHDQTLVDERVAQFRDQMDRYRAGRLGEEEFRPLRLQNGLYIQKHAPMLRIAIPYGMLAGKQLRALAEITRRYDRGYGHFTTRQNLQLNWPALEDVPDILADLAKVQMHAIQTSGNCIRNTTSDQFAGIAGDEVEDPRPWCELIRQWSTLHPEFAYLPRKFKIAVSGAAQDRAAIQVHDIGLRLWRNEDGDVRIKVLAGGGLGRTPMIGDVVREDLPWQHLLTYLEACVRVYNQFGRRDNKFKARIKILVKALGIEEFRRRVDEEWAHLKDGPQTLNQAAVDAAKIHFPEPERRPVAESAIADFEQLRNENRSLARFVTNNVTDHKVPGYKAVTLSLKRREHAPGDVTADQMEAVADLADRYSFGEVRVTHEQNLVLSDVPVDELEALWKELDALGMANPTVGTLNDIICCPGGDYCGLANAVSIPIAQALQERFEDLDFLYDLGPLDLNISGCMNACGHHHVGHIGILGVDKKGEEYYQISIGGNSTDDASLGKILGPSFFREDVPGVVDKVLQVYVAERHEDERFLDTYRRIGLKPFKERVYAQQ; translated from the coding sequence ATGTACCGTTATGATATTCACGACCAAACGTTGGTTGACGAGCGCGTCGCTCAGTTTCGTGACCAAATGGACCGCTACCGCGCCGGACGTTTGGGAGAAGAAGAGTTTCGCCCGCTGCGACTCCAAAACGGCCTGTATATTCAGAAGCATGCGCCAATGCTGCGAATTGCCATCCCTTACGGCATGCTGGCGGGCAAGCAGCTTCGCGCGCTAGCGGAAATTACCCGCCGCTATGACCGTGGCTATGGCCACTTCACAACCCGGCAAAACTTGCAGCTGAACTGGCCCGCATTGGAAGACGTGCCCGATATTTTGGCAGACCTCGCCAAAGTACAAATGCACGCTATTCAAACCAGCGGCAACTGCATCCGCAATACCACCAGTGACCAGTTTGCCGGTATCGCGGGGGATGAAGTGGAAGATCCGCGCCCTTGGTGTGAGCTAATTCGCCAGTGGTCGACCTTACATCCCGAGTTCGCCTACCTGCCGCGCAAATTTAAAATTGCTGTTAGCGGTGCCGCCCAAGATCGCGCCGCTATCCAAGTGCATGACATCGGCCTGCGGCTATGGCGTAACGAAGACGGTGACGTGCGCATCAAAGTGCTCGCAGGTGGCGGTCTTGGCCGCACACCGATGATTGGCGACGTGGTGCGCGAAGATCTTCCCTGGCAGCATCTGTTAACGTATTTGGAAGCGTGTGTTCGCGTGTACAACCAATTTGGTCGCCGCGATAACAAGTTTAAAGCACGTATTAAAATTCTCGTCAAAGCGCTCGGTATTGAAGAGTTTCGTCGCCGCGTTGACGAAGAGTGGGCGCATCTTAAAGATGGCCCGCAAACACTCAACCAAGCAGCGGTTGATGCGGCCAAGATCCACTTCCCTGAACCAGAGCGTCGTCCGGTCGCAGAGAGCGCCATTGCCGATTTCGAACAGTTACGCAACGAAAATCGTAGTTTGGCTCGCTTCGTGACGAATAACGTCACCGACCACAAAGTCCCTGGTTATAAAGCAGTGACCCTTTCACTTAAGCGCCGCGAACACGCACCAGGTGATGTCACAGCGGATCAAATGGAAGCCGTCGCTGACTTGGCCGATCGCTATAGCTTCGGTGAAGTGCGCGTGACCCACGAGCAAAACTTAGTGCTGTCTGACGTTCCCGTCGACGAGTTGGAAGCGCTCTGGAAAGAGCTTGATGCACTGGGCATGGCCAATCCAACCGTAGGTACGCTGAACGATATTATCTGCTGCCCTGGCGGCGACTACTGTGGCCTGGCCAATGCGGTCTCGATTCCCATCGCTCAAGCACTACAGGAGCGGTTTGAAGACCTGGACTTCCTCTACGACCTCGGCCCTCTGGATCTCAATATTTCAGGCTGCATGAACGCCTGTGGGCATCACCACGTTGGCCACATCGGCATCCTCGGCGTCGACAAAAAAGGCGAAGAGTACTACCAGATCTCAATTGGTGGTAATTCAACGGACGATGCATCGCTAGGTAAAATCCTGGGCCCCTCTTTCTTCCGCGAAGACGTGCCAGGCGTTGTCGATAAGGTACTGCAAGTCTATGTGGCCGAACGTCACGAAGACGAGCGATTCCTCGACACCTATCGCCGTATTGGCTTAAAACCCTTTAAGGAGCGTGTTTATGCCCAGCAATGA
- a CDS encoding MATE family efflux transporter — protein MSAVGRRQGKVMRLALPIMLGMLSQSMLNLIDAALVGHLGQEALAGVGIGGYAMFMMTALVFGLSSSVQSQTSQDLGAEHFPLTRSLHSGLLIAVMVGIPLSCLAWWQAPRLIQSITPADDVTTIAVEYFRWRVVSLAAIALTLCFRGYWNGRQHTHLYLRIIVIVHVFNVVASAGLIYGIGGLPALGANGAGIGTTLSLLLGLIIWACVTYNARALTRQKLTLRSLQTTLFLAFPHSLQQVWFAAGYVVLFWLLGRMGTQSVAVGHVLVNLSLLLILPGVGVGVAAMSLVGEALGRDDQQAAHRWGIDALSVAGLLLTVLALPMLLFPTTVLAIFFEDYSLIQLGTLPLQITGLMIVLDAAALVLAQTLMGAGAQRTVMLLTLSMQWLVFLPLAWWVGIELEYGLLGVWLVQLFYRALNSSSFLWVWQRRRWLAQTL, from the coding sequence ATGTCAGCAGTGGGCCGCCGCCAAGGTAAGGTCATGCGCTTAGCCTTACCCATCATGCTGGGCATGCTCTCACAGAGCATGCTCAACCTTATTGATGCTGCGCTGGTAGGCCATTTAGGCCAAGAGGCATTGGCAGGTGTTGGTATCGGCGGCTATGCCATGTTTATGATGACGGCGCTGGTTTTTGGCCTCTCTTCCAGCGTCCAGTCGCAAACCTCTCAAGACCTGGGCGCAGAACACTTCCCGCTAACACGCTCACTTCACTCTGGCTTGCTGATCGCCGTTATGGTCGGCATTCCATTATCGTGTCTCGCGTGGTGGCAAGCTCCCCGGTTAATACAATCAATTACGCCAGCAGATGACGTGACGACCATTGCCGTGGAGTATTTCCGCTGGCGCGTTGTATCGTTAGCCGCGATTGCCCTGACACTTTGCTTTCGCGGTTACTGGAACGGACGGCAGCACACGCACCTTTACCTGCGTATTATCGTCATTGTGCATGTGTTCAATGTGGTCGCTAGTGCGGGGTTAATTTATGGCATTGGTGGCCTTCCGGCGCTGGGTGCCAACGGTGCAGGGATTGGCACGACGCTTTCGCTACTACTGGGGCTGATTATCTGGGCTTGCGTGACGTATAACGCCCGCGCACTTACCCGGCAGAAGCTGACATTGCGCTCATTACAGACCACCCTATTTTTGGCTTTCCCACACTCACTGCAACAAGTATGGTTTGCCGCCGGCTATGTGGTGCTGTTCTGGCTATTAGGTAGGATGGGCACGCAGAGTGTCGCTGTTGGCCATGTGCTAGTGAATCTATCGTTACTACTTATTTTACCTGGCGTCGGGGTGGGTGTGGCGGCAATGAGCTTGGTTGGTGAGGCGTTAGGACGCGATGATCAACAGGCAGCACACCGATGGGGAATCGATGCATTAAGCGTCGCTGGCTTGCTGCTGACAGTGTTGGCACTCCCTATGCTGTTGTTCCCGACAACTGTTCTGGCTATTTTTTTTGAAGATTACTCACTCATTCAGTTAGGCACTCTCCCCTTACAAATTACTGGCTTAATGATAGTGCTGGATGCTGCCGCACTGGTGCTAGCCCAAACATTAATGGGCGCTGGCGCTCAGCGAACAGTGATGTTGCTTACTTTAAGTATGCAGTGGCTAGTGTTTCTGCCACTGGCCTGGTGGGTAGGCATTGAGCTGGAATATGGGCTACTCGGTGTATGGCTAGTGCAGCTCTTCTACCGTGCGCTCAATTCCAGCAGCTTCTTATGGGTGTGGCAGCGTCGACGCTGGCTAGCTCAAACGCTATGA
- the metH gene encoding methionine synthase: MAASDLTASLTQRLAQRILILDGGMGTMLQNAELSEDDFRSDRFRDWPSDLKGNNDLLALTCPDLVARIHRDYLEAGADIIETNTFNSTRLSQSDYGMEDLVPELNRESARLARNVCDAVAAETNIPRYVAGVLGPTSRTASLSPDVNDPSKRNVTFDELRENYYEAASALIEGGADLIMIETIFDTLNAKAAIYALEELFDDLNTRLPVMISGTITDASGRTLSGQTTEAFWNSVRHAQPLSVGLNCALGAEELRPYIEELSTKADTFVSAHPNAGLPNEFGEYDQTPEEMAAIVSEFAESGLVNIIGGCCGSTPEHIRAIAEAVSPMAPRKVAKRSHACRLSGLEPFNIEADALFVNVGERTNVTGSARFKRLIVEEDFTTALEVALEQVENGAQIIDINMDEGMLESQEAMVRFLNLIAGEPDIARVPIMIDSSKWDIIEAGLKCVQGKAVVNSISLKEGEAAFREQATKCRRFGAAIVVMAFDEEGQADTFARKTEICERAYRLLVDDIGFPAEDIIFDPNIFAIATGIDEHNNYAVDFIEATQWIREHLPHAMISGGVSNVSFSFRGNNPVREAIHSVFLYHAIRAGLSMGIVNAGQLAVYDDLPAELRDAVEDVVLNRRSDGTERLLDLADKYKGDGSGAAKKEDLEWRSWSVNKRIEHALVKGVTAYIEEDTEQARAEAARPIEVIEGPLMDGMNVVGDLFGAGKMFLPQVVKSARVMKQAVAYLIPYIEAEKSEETKAKGKIVMATVKGDVHDIGKNIVGVVLQCNNYEVIDLGVMVPTEKILQAAQDHNADIIGLSGLITPSLDEMVHVAKEMKRRGMDLPLLIGGATTSKAHTAVKIEPQYDHPVIYVTDASRAVGVAGRLLAPNLKAAYVAEIREEYEKVRERNAKRRPKAADLDYTQARKRRFRTDWTSFTPVKPQVLGLKTFDNYDLEELVERIDWTPFFMSWQLAGKYPKILEDKVVGEAARNLFADAKVMLRKLIDEKRVQARGVIGLWPANSVDDDVIEVYADESRTEVVERLHHIRQQTTKGRDGICYSLADFIAPKESGKADWIGGFAVTTGHGVDELSKAYEAAGDDYNAIMVQALTDRLAEAFAERMHERVRKEFWGYVPEETLDNDALIAEKYQGIRPAPGYPACPDHTEKATLFRLLDATENTGLALTENFAMWPAAAVSGWYFAHPQSKYFSTGKITRDQVEAIAQRKQMPLVEMERWLSPVLSYDPS; this comes from the coding sequence ATGGCTGCTAGTGATTTGACTGCTTCCCTCACCCAACGCCTTGCCCAACGTATCCTGATTTTGGACGGCGGCATGGGCACCATGTTGCAGAACGCCGAACTCAGCGAGGACGATTTCCGTAGTGACCGCTTTCGTGACTGGCCCTCGGACCTTAAAGGTAATAATGACTTATTAGCACTTACCTGTCCGGACTTGGTGGCACGTATTCACCGCGACTATCTAGAAGCTGGCGCGGATATTATCGAAACCAATACATTTAATAGCACCCGTCTTTCCCAGTCAGACTATGGCATGGAAGATTTGGTGCCTGAGCTGAATCGTGAGTCGGCACGTTTGGCGCGTAATGTCTGTGACGCCGTGGCTGCTGAAACGAATATCCCGCGGTATGTCGCTGGGGTACTTGGGCCAACCTCACGCACTGCGTCCCTGTCGCCGGATGTCAACGACCCTTCTAAGCGCAATGTCACCTTCGACGAGCTTCGCGAGAACTATTATGAAGCTGCTAGTGCGTTAATCGAAGGCGGTGCCGATCTTATTATGATCGAGACTATCTTCGACACACTCAATGCCAAAGCCGCTATTTATGCGCTTGAAGAGTTGTTTGATGACCTGAACACTCGGCTGCCGGTGATGATTTCCGGCACCATTACCGATGCGTCAGGTCGCACGCTTTCTGGTCAAACCACCGAAGCTTTCTGGAACTCTGTTCGCCACGCCCAGCCGCTCTCGGTTGGCTTAAACTGCGCCCTAGGTGCTGAAGAGCTGCGCCCTTACATCGAAGAGCTTTCCACTAAAGCCGATACCTTTGTTTCTGCGCACCCCAATGCGGGCCTGCCCAATGAGTTTGGTGAGTATGACCAAACCCCAGAGGAAATGGCGGCCATTGTCAGCGAGTTCGCGGAAAGTGGACTGGTCAATATTATTGGGGGTTGCTGTGGCTCAACCCCTGAGCATATTCGAGCTATCGCTGAAGCCGTCAGCCCAATGGCACCCCGCAAGGTAGCAAAGCGTAGTCATGCGTGCCGACTGTCTGGCTTAGAACCCTTCAACATTGAAGCCGACGCGCTGTTTGTCAATGTCGGTGAGCGCACTAACGTGACCGGCTCGGCGCGCTTTAAGCGGTTAATCGTCGAAGAAGACTTCACAACCGCGCTTGAAGTCGCCTTGGAGCAGGTCGAGAACGGCGCACAAATTATCGACATCAACATGGACGAAGGCATGTTGGAGTCCCAGGAAGCGATGGTTCGCTTCCTTAATTTAATCGCTGGCGAACCCGATATCGCTCGCGTTCCGATCATGATCGACTCCTCTAAATGGGACATCATCGAAGCGGGCCTTAAGTGCGTTCAAGGCAAAGCGGTTGTGAACTCGATCTCGCTGAAAGAAGGCGAAGCCGCGTTTCGCGAGCAAGCCACCAAATGTCGCCGCTTTGGTGCTGCCATTGTGGTCATGGCGTTTGATGAAGAAGGCCAAGCAGATACCTTTGCGCGTAAAACCGAAATTTGTGAACGCGCCTACCGCTTACTCGTCGATGACATTGGTTTCCCTGCGGAAGATATTATTTTCGACCCTAATATCTTTGCTATCGCTACCGGCATAGATGAGCACAATAACTACGCCGTCGATTTCATTGAGGCCACTCAGTGGATCCGCGAGCACCTACCTCACGCGATGATCTCCGGCGGCGTGTCGAACGTCTCGTTTTCATTTCGAGGTAATAACCCCGTTCGTGAAGCCATTCACTCGGTATTCCTTTACCACGCCATTCGTGCAGGCCTCAGCATGGGCATCGTCAATGCGGGCCAATTGGCGGTTTATGATGACTTACCCGCTGAACTGCGTGATGCGGTAGAAGACGTCGTACTCAACCGCCGTAGCGATGGTACCGAGCGGCTGCTTGACCTTGCCGACAAGTACAAGGGCGATGGCAGCGGTGCGGCCAAAAAAGAAGACCTGGAGTGGCGCAGTTGGTCGGTTAATAAGCGTATCGAGCATGCGTTGGTTAAAGGCGTAACGGCATATATAGAAGAGGACACCGAACAGGCTCGCGCCGAGGCCGCTAGACCCATCGAGGTGATCGAAGGTCCGTTAATGGATGGTATGAACGTGGTTGGCGACCTGTTTGGTGCCGGCAAAATGTTCCTACCCCAGGTAGTTAAGTCGGCTCGCGTCATGAAGCAGGCGGTTGCCTATCTGATTCCCTATATCGAAGCTGAAAAAAGCGAAGAGACCAAGGCCAAAGGTAAGATCGTCATGGCCACGGTCAAAGGTGATGTTCACGACATCGGCAAAAACATTGTCGGCGTGGTACTGCAGTGTAATAACTACGAAGTCATCGACCTTGGCGTGATGGTGCCCACCGAAAAAATTCTTCAGGCCGCTCAAGATCACAATGCTGACATCATTGGGCTTTCTGGACTGATTACCCCATCGCTTGATGAGATGGTGCATGTTGCTAAAGAAATGAAGCGCAGAGGCATGGATCTGCCGCTGCTCATTGGTGGTGCTACGACCTCCAAAGCCCATACAGCGGTCAAAATTGAGCCACAATACGATCACCCCGTGATTTATGTAACCGATGCCTCCCGGGCGGTTGGCGTCGCGGGCCGTTTACTGGCACCGAACCTTAAAGCCGCCTACGTTGCCGAGATTCGCGAAGAGTACGAAAAAGTGCGCGAGCGTAACGCCAAACGCCGCCCTAAAGCGGCAGACCTGGACTATACCCAGGCCCGTAAACGGCGCTTCCGCACGGATTGGACCAGCTTTACTCCAGTTAAACCTCAGGTGTTGGGCCTGAAAACCTTCGATAACTACGACCTTGAAGAGCTGGTTGAACGCATCGATTGGACTCCGTTCTTTATGAGCTGGCAGCTCGCTGGCAAATACCCCAAAATCCTTGAAGACAAGGTAGTCGGGGAAGCTGCGCGCAATTTGTTTGCAGATGCCAAAGTGATGCTGCGCAAGCTAATCGACGAAAAGCGCGTTCAGGCGCGCGGCGTCATTGGTCTGTGGCCCGCCAACAGCGTGGATGACGATGTCATTGAAGTGTATGCCGATGAAAGCCGTACCGAGGTCGTTGAGCGTTTGCATCACATTCGTCAGCAGACCACTAAGGGGCGTGACGGGATCTGCTACAGTCTTGCGGATTTTATTGCGCCTAAAGAGAGCGGCAAAGCCGACTGGATTGGTGGTTTTGCGGTTACCACAGGCCATGGGGTTGATGAACTTTCCAAAGCCTATGAAGCGGCAGGTGACGATTACAACGCTATTATGGTGCAAGCGTTAACCGATCGTTTGGCGGAAGCGTTTGCCGAGCGCATGCACGAGCGTGTGCGCAAAGAGTTCTGGGGCTATGTGCCGGAAGAGACGCTGGATAATGACGCGCTAATTGCCGAGAAATATCAGGGTATCCGCCCTGCTCCCGGCTACCCAGCCTGCCCTGACCATACCGAAAAGGCCACGTTGTTCCGGTTGCTTGATGCGACAGAAAATACCGGCTTGGCACTGACCGAAAACTTTGCCATGTGGCCTGCGGCGGCGGTCTCTGGCTGGTACTTCGCCCACCCCCAGTCCAAATACTTCTCCACCGGCAAAATCACCCGGGATCAAGTGGAAGCGATTGCGCAACGCAAGCAGATGCCGCTAGTGGAAATGGAACGCTGGCTATCGCCAGTGCTCTCTTACGACCCTAGCTAA
- the nfuA gene encoding Fe-S biogenesis protein NfuA — protein MTATIETDTQGIDITDSAQEYLAELLEKQNVEGIAVRIFITQPGTPYAETCLAYCRPGEEEPTDVKLELEKINVFLDKNSLAFLDEAVVDFNADRMGGQLTIKAPNAKMPKVNADSPLEDRINYTLYSEINPGLAAHGGEIKLVELTEDKVAILAFGGGCQGCAAVDLTLKDGVEKTLMERIPELAGIRDVTDHTDTTNAYYR, from the coding sequence ATGACCGCGACTATCGAAACTGATACCCAAGGTATTGATATTACTGACAGTGCTCAGGAATATCTTGCTGAACTGCTCGAAAAGCAGAATGTTGAAGGCATTGCTGTACGTATTTTTATCACCCAACCCGGCACGCCTTACGCGGAAACATGTTTAGCCTATTGCCGTCCAGGTGAAGAAGAACCGACTGACGTTAAGCTTGAACTTGAAAAAATTAACGTATTTCTCGATAAAAACAGTTTGGCGTTTTTAGACGAGGCGGTTGTTGATTTTAACGCGGATCGTATGGGCGGCCAGTTAACCATCAAGGCTCCTAACGCGAAAATGCCTAAAGTTAATGCGGACAGCCCGCTGGAAGACCGCATCAACTACACGCTTTACAGCGAGATTAACCCAGGGCTGGCGGCCCACGGTGGTGAAATCAAACTGGTAGAGCTGACCGAAGATAAGGTAGCGATCCTTGCCTTTGGTGGCGGTTGCCAGGGTTGTGCAGCGGTAGATTTAACGCTTAAAGATGGCGTTGAGAAAACGCTGATGGAGCGGATTCCTGAGCTAGCGGGTATCCGTGACGTGACCGATCACACGGATACAACGAACGCTTACTACCGCTAA
- a CDS encoding TonB-dependent siderophore receptor, protein MAAAASMLIAGGVSAHSEEVSSGAFQKQDADGSANIYTLPAVTITADSEWDMGNGPVQGYVAEQSTIGTRVDSSILEIPQSVSVVTRRQMDIQQPASSSSALRYTAGATSEKYGGNGSYIDITRIRGVDADYYLDGLRIIGNPGSWLPQIDPYSLERIEVLRGPSSAIYGQGTGGGIVNQVSRRPQEVEQHEVSLQFDNFNRKHIGLDSSGAVNDDGSLLYRITASGLDTEGQIEDVRHKRFYLAPSLTWRPNSQTSWTILATHSREPDLPNYNSLPAVVLGLDDSAYPEIDRKRNFTDMDFEDSSRDQNSLSSFFEYDFGNSWTFSSNARYMDVRSDIQRGIVYGYQEVDGLPQLRGYYEQTPAKVSTFSMDNYLSGNLELEATTHTILAGIDYSSGTLENELYSVGPVLFDPYGPEYRPDIMPDFTASRQAPWKSQQDFTRIGAYLQDQIAYDRWLVTLGVRHDWSTTDDETHSYSPTARLTNQDDTKWSGRAGLSYQFDAGLAPYISYSTSFDPLLGTDYKGDAFVPVESRQAEVGIKYQPAGSGTLLSAAVFQLEQTNVKTSDADHLGFNTQAGKVRTRGLDLQATTELARNLNLMASYTYLDNELVEDALYQGNSLTQTPEHSASAWMDYQFGHGPLYGLQVGGGVRYLGKTFADPSNDFEVPSATLLDMALTYQLGFLSPDLSGASLAVNVSNLTDEQYVASCTSRLYCFVGQDRTMTATLNYRW, encoded by the coding sequence ATGGCGGCTGCCGCTTCTATGCTAATTGCGGGTGGCGTTTCAGCCCATTCAGAAGAAGTCTCAAGCGGTGCGTTTCAGAAACAAGACGCAGATGGATCTGCCAATATTTATACGTTACCGGCTGTGACAATCACCGCGGACAGTGAATGGGATATGGGAAACGGGCCCGTCCAAGGGTATGTGGCTGAGCAATCGACAATTGGGACCAGGGTCGACTCCTCAATCCTGGAAATCCCGCAATCTGTCTCGGTGGTCACTCGACGGCAGATGGACATTCAGCAGCCTGCTAGCAGTAGCTCTGCGCTGCGCTACACCGCTGGAGCGACGAGCGAGAAATATGGGGGCAATGGTAGTTATATTGATATCACCCGAATCCGTGGAGTTGACGCGGATTACTATCTGGATGGTTTGCGGATCATTGGTAATCCAGGAAGCTGGCTACCACAGATCGATCCCTACTCACTAGAGCGGATCGAAGTACTGCGCGGTCCTTCGTCGGCAATATACGGTCAGGGTACAGGCGGCGGTATTGTGAATCAGGTGAGCCGCAGGCCCCAGGAAGTTGAACAGCATGAAGTGAGCCTTCAGTTCGACAACTTTAACCGTAAGCATATAGGGTTGGATAGCAGTGGGGCGGTGAACGATGACGGCTCACTGCTTTATCGCATTACCGCAAGCGGTTTGGATACCGAGGGACAGATTGAGGATGTTCGTCACAAGCGGTTCTATCTGGCTCCGTCACTGACCTGGCGGCCAAACTCACAAACGTCATGGACGATCTTGGCGACGCACTCTCGTGAGCCAGATTTGCCCAACTACAACAGCCTCCCGGCCGTCGTGTTAGGGCTGGATGATAGCGCGTATCCCGAAATTGATCGGAAGAGAAACTTCACGGATATGGATTTCGAGGATTCCTCACGCGACCAGAACTCACTGAGTTCATTCTTCGAATATGATTTTGGCAACAGTTGGACATTTTCCAGTAACGCACGCTACATGGATGTCAGGTCGGATATCCAGCGAGGGATCGTTTACGGATACCAGGAGGTTGATGGTCTACCGCAGCTCCGTGGCTACTACGAACAGACGCCTGCCAAGGTGAGCACATTCTCCATGGACAATTACCTGAGTGGCAATCTGGAGTTGGAGGCAACGACCCATACCATACTGGCGGGAATCGATTACTCATCCGGTACTCTGGAAAACGAGTTATACAGTGTCGGACCTGTGCTTTTCGACCCTTACGGTCCAGAGTATCGTCCAGATATCATGCCCGACTTTACCGCCAGTCGTCAGGCACCATGGAAATCACAGCAAGACTTCACTCGCATAGGCGCATATCTTCAAGACCAAATTGCCTACGACCGGTGGCTTGTGACACTGGGTGTAAGGCATGACTGGTCAACAACCGATGATGAGACGCACAGCTATTCTCCTACTGCACGACTAACCAATCAGGATGATACTAAGTGGAGTGGTCGCGCGGGCTTGAGCTACCAATTTGATGCCGGCCTAGCGCCCTATATCAGCTATTCCACATCCTTTGATCCGCTTTTGGGGACAGACTACAAAGGGGATGCCTTCGTCCCGGTTGAGTCCAGGCAAGCAGAAGTGGGTATCAAATATCAACCTGCGGGCTCCGGAACGTTATTGAGTGCCGCGGTATTCCAGCTGGAACAGACCAACGTAAAAACAAGTGATGCTGATCACCTAGGGTTTAATACCCAAGCAGGTAAAGTTCGCACGCGTGGGCTTGATTTGCAGGCGACCACGGAGCTTGCGCGTAATCTCAACCTGATGGCTAGCTATACCTATCTGGACAATGAGTTGGTCGAGGATGCTTTGTATCAAGGGAACAGCCTGACTCAGACACCTGAGCATAGCGCCTCTGCATGGATGGACTACCAGTTTGGTCATGGCCCGCTTTACGGTTTGCAGGTTGGCGGAGGGGTGCGCTACCTAGGCAAAACCTTTGCCGACCCCAGTAATGATTTTGAGGTGCCTTCAGCTACGCTCTTGGATATGGCGTTAACCTACCAGCTCGGCTTTCTTTCACCGGATCTGAGCGGGGCTTCGTTGGCAGTTAATGTGAGCAACCTGACAGACGAACAGTATGTTGCCAGCTGCACGTCGCGCCTTTACTGCTTCGTCGGACAAGACCGGACGATGACGGCAACACTAAACTATCGTTGGTGA
- a CDS encoding ABC transporter substrate-binding protein → MFDKTFSRRDVLSGMLAGGLLVVTSRPRAGIQSPIVITDIAARRLHLDSPIKRILLGDGSLAYVMALLNPEDPFGDVIGWGDNFRGADLDGYKAYQRAFSEIDSIPSFPSRTVDSIGAEFAISLEPDVVVMNLSSKPTVESSRLMQTLARVGIPIVFVDFRTKVLGNTARSVQILGELLGRYDRAMDFLHFRQEQINRVTQSLTHVRTKPSVMIERAAGLYDDCCLTYGDGNFGELVAAAGGENIGARFLHGLFGTLHPEQVVESEPDVVLVTGANWTLYSPAGDWVGLGPGADIAKGQARLERLMARPAYRLLSAVRTGRVHAIWHPFYDNPYHFVALQRIAKWLHPELFDSLDPDATFAELHERFLPVSYQPGYWLSLDGESS, encoded by the coding sequence GTGTTCGATAAAACGTTTTCGAGACGCGATGTGCTAAGCGGCATGCTGGCGGGAGGATTGCTTGTTGTCACCTCTCGTCCGCGCGCGGGCATCCAATCTCCAATAGTTATCACTGACATTGCCGCGCGCAGGCTTCACCTCGATTCGCCTATCAAGCGTATCTTGCTGGGCGATGGATCCCTGGCTTATGTCATGGCCTTGCTGAATCCCGAAGACCCATTTGGCGACGTCATAGGATGGGGAGATAACTTCCGGGGGGCGGATTTGGACGGCTATAAAGCCTACCAAAGAGCGTTTTCCGAGATTGACAGCATCCCGTCCTTCCCAAGCCGGACTGTGGACTCTATCGGAGCGGAGTTCGCGATTTCCCTTGAGCCGGACGTGGTCGTGATGAACCTCAGTTCAAAGCCGACAGTCGAGTCGTCCAGGCTGATGCAGACCTTGGCGCGGGTTGGTATTCCTATTGTGTTCGTAGACTTTCGCACTAAGGTACTGGGCAACACTGCCCGGAGTGTGCAGATTCTTGGTGAGTTGCTGGGGAGGTATGACCGTGCCATGGACTTTCTGCACTTCAGGCAGGAACAGATCAACCGAGTAACACAGTCGCTAACGCATGTCCGGACGAAACCGAGCGTCATGATCGAACGTGCCGCCGGGCTATATGACGATTGTTGCCTAACCTACGGCGACGGCAATTTCGGCGAACTAGTTGCTGCCGCTGGTGGCGAGAATATTGGAGCTCGGTTTCTTCATGGACTGTTTGGCACTTTGCATCCAGAACAGGTGGTTGAATCCGAACCGGATGTTGTTCTAGTGACGGGCGCTAACTGGACCCTGTATTCGCCTGCGGGGGATTGGGTTGGCCTTGGGCCCGGCGCTGATATTGCCAAGGGGCAAGCTCGCCTGGAACGGTTGATGGCACGGCCGGCTTATCGGTTGTTATCTGCGGTGAGAACGGGCCGGGTGCATGCGATCTGGCACCCATTTTACGACAACCCGTATCATTTTGTGGCGCTTCAGCGCATAGCTAAATGGTTGCACCCAGAACTGTTCGACTCGCTCGACCCCGACGCGACCTTTGCCGAACTGCATGAACGTTTTCTTCCCGTTTCCTATCAGCCGGGGTATTGGCTCAGCCTGGATGGAGAGTCCTCATGA